The following are encoded in a window of Amaranthus tricolor cultivar Red isolate AtriRed21 chromosome 2, ASM2621246v1, whole genome shotgun sequence genomic DNA:
- the LOC130805702 gene encoding uncharacterized protein LOC130805702 has translation MGSKKRKRGCGGERRSIHPRNRYADNPPDFSLLASLYPSFSSFVHYSPDGRPSIDWTDFNATRELTRTLLLHDYSLNWWIPDGQLCPTVPNRSNYIHWIEDLIASDIIEKNIVDGDKVRGFDIGTGANCIYPLLGASLLGWSFVGSDITDVALEWAEKNVKSNPHISELIDIRRVDIAEHADSCGTIHLDGSTSDNCRKGDDHDDLSKRETRNFDDSAFTNTEDRLDNANSLVNEQMEGINERINVEAHAHSSSYPNKPYVDKGYLGPSFLFGVVKEGENFDFCMCNPPFFETMDEAGLNPKTSCLILLNPLYHPSVGVFVMLSTDLIPKFMGFQGLQRQTSAFDVLQSIEYFFNYFGASCKSNDSAFSVDVSSSENQCDTILKIDVKMLDETSTFLRMNEASESASCSNSPMNLSFRVMVFQQIPGTLLLKASLQLRNSSLSGVFTSVIQQLEEYLKHKFCGKKLCL, from the exons ATGGGGAGCAAGAAGCGGAAACGAGGTTGCGGTGGTGAGAGAAGAAGCATACATCCACGCAATCGATACGCAGACAATCCTCCAGATTTCTCTCTATTAGCTTCTTTATAcccttctttctcttcctttGTTCATTACTCTCCTGATGGTCGACCCTCCATTGATTGGACTGATTTCAATGCTACTCGTGAACTCACTCGTACCCTCCTTCTCCACGATTATTCCCTCAATTG GTGGATTCCTGATGGGCAGCTGTGTCCAACTGTGCCTAATAGGTCAAATTACATACATTGGATTGAAGATCTTATAGCATCTGATATTATTGAGAAAAACATTGTTGATGGTGATAAAGTAAGAGGGTTTGATATTGGAACTGGAGCAAATTGTATCTACCCTCTTCTTGGTGCATCTCTTTTAGGCTGGAGTTTTGTTGGATCAG ACATAACTGATGTAGCATTAGAGTGGGCAGAGAAGAATGTTAAAAGTAATCCACATATTTCAGAATTAATTGACATTAGAAGGGTTGATATAGCTGAGCATGCCGATAGTTGTGGTACGATTCATTTAGATGGTAGCACTAGTGATAATTGCCGAAAGGGGGATGACCATGATGATTTGAGTAAACGTGAAACGAGAAATTTTGATGATTCTGCATTCACGAATACCGAGGATAGATTAGATAATGCAAACTCATTGGTAAACGAACAAATGGAAGGTATAAATGAAAGAATAAATGTTGAAGCACATGCTCATTCCTCAAGCTACCCCAATAAACCCTACGTTGATAAGGGTTATCTTGGGCCATCTTTCCTTTTTGGCGTGGTCAAAGAAGGAGAGAACTTTGATTTTTGTATGTGCAACCCTCCATTTTTTGAAACCATGGATGAAGCAGGATTGAATCCAAAGACTTCATGTCTAATTCTTTT AAACCCACTATACCACCCTTCCGTTGGTGTTTTTGTTATGCTGTCCACTGATTTGATTCCgaaatttatgggttttcagGGGCTTCAGCGTCAAACAAGTGCTTTTGATGTTTTGCAGTCAAtagaatattttttcaattactttGGTGCATCCTGCAAATCCAATGATTCAGCATTCTCAGTTGAT GTAAGTTCATCTGAGAATCAGTGTGATACTATATTGAAGATTGATGTCAAAATGCTTGATGAAACTTCTACTTTCCTGCGTATGAATGAAGCATCTGAGAGTGCAAGCTGTTCAAATAGTCCAATGAACTTGTCTTTTCGTGTCATG GTTTTCCAGCAGATCCCCGGTACACTATTACTGAAAGCATCCTTACAGCTGAGAAACAGTTCACTCTCAG GAGTATTCACATCTGTGATTCAACAATTGGAAGAATACCTGAAGCACAAATTTTGTGGCAAGAAACTCTGCTTGTGA